A window of the Plasmodium vinckei vinckei genome assembly, chromosome: PVVCY_08 genome harbors these coding sequences:
- a CDS encoding cytochrome c oxidase assembly protein COX15, putative: MYLNKIFGKYSYLGKVSKHGFNGKLQLQNKRVFNTLNKLSNKDEACILKKAEKYGSYVKEGYEFKVGIWLNTCSLLVLGMITLGGYTRLTESGLSMTDWKVHGIKYPQNDEEWINEFEKYKQTPEYKEVHYNMSIEEYKKIFFNEWLHRTVGRGIGLYFISGVAYFLCRNSLKKNMLKKLSFIFGLGAFQGFVGWWMVKSGFKKPETENKTPRVSPYRLVFHLFCATATYSYLFLNSLKLIEIGKLRKMFLNSSSKNWNEFLLNELKKEFYEKKQITKGIKFGLFSFAFLVLSNIMYGGFVAGNDAGYAYNTWPKMIDKYIPDEVKKFYTNNITQYKQLFENTAIVQFNHRMLSYAIVLNSFLLYFYSKTMTLTKKTKKHFMILPFITTTQMVTGISVLVHHVPIPLALVHQFGGFAVLTTILHLLKKSCFKL; the protein is encoded by the coding sequence ATGTATTTAAATAAGATTTTTGGAAAATATAGTTACCTTGGAAAAGTTAGCAAACACGGATTTAATGGGAAATTGCAATTACAGAATAAAAGGGTTTTCAACACgcttaataaattatctaATAAAGATGAAGCATGTATTTTAAAGAAAGcagaaaaatatggaagCTATGTAAAAGAGGGATATGAATTCAAAGTAGGGATTTGGTTAAACACATGCAGTTTGTTAGTATTGGGGATGATAACTTTAGGAGGATATACACGATTAACTGAAAGCGGTTTATCGATGACTGATTGGAAAGTTCATGGGATAAAATATCCAcaaaatgatgaagaatggataaatgaatttgaaaaatacaAGCAAACGCCAGAATATAAAGAAGTACATTATAATATGTCTAtagaagaatataaaaaaatattttttaatgaatgGCTACACAGAACCGTTGGTCGTGGAATAGgcctatattttattagtggagttgcatattttttatgtagaaatagtttaaaaaaaaatatgcttaaaaaattgtcttttatatttggaTTGGGAGCATTTCAAGGGTTTGTAGGATGGTGGATGGTTAAAAGTGGATTTAAGAAACCAGAAACAGAAAATAAAACCCCAAGAGTTTCACCATATAGATTAgtttttcatcttttttgTGCCACAGCAACATATAGTTATCTTTTTCTTAattctttaaaattaattgaaATAGGAAAATTAAggaaaatgtttttaaatagttCATCGAAAAATTGGAacgaatttttattaaatgaattaaaaaaagaattttatgaaaaaaaacagattACTAAAGGTATAAAATTTGGACTATTTTCATTCGCATTTTTAGTTCTAtcaaatattatgtatgGTGGTTTTGTAGCTGGTAATGATGCCGGTTATGCTTATAACACATGGCCCAAAATGatagataaatatatacccgatgaagtaaaaaaattttatacaaataatataactcaatataaacaattatttgaaaacaCTGCTATTGTACAATTTAATCATAGAATGCTAAGTTATGcaattgttttaaatagttttctattgtatttttattcaaaaacAATGACattgacaaaaaaaacaaaaaaacacTTTATGATTTTACCATTTATTACGACAACACAGATGGTAACAGGTATATCTGTTTTAGTACACCACGTACCTATACCATTGGCCTTAGTGCATCAATTTGGAGGATTTGCCGTTTTGACAActattttacatttattaaagAAATCCTGCTTCAAGCTTTGA